TATAGTACTGTACTACAAGGCCTTCTTTAGAAATATCTAAAAGAGTATTGAGCTCCTCATTTTTTAAAATACCATCATCTATAGCTTTTTTATAAACAAGGCGCTGTTGAATCATTTGCTCAAGGAAATTGTTTTTGTTTAACAGGGGGTTTCGTTCCAATTGTGCTGGATCCTGAGCTAATTTATCAATTTCTTCTTTGGGCAGGTTATAAATACTTTTCATTTGTGCATAGTAATATGCATTGAGTTCGTTATCAGTGATTTCATCGCTATCAATCTTTGCAATCCATTTTCCGCCATATTTATTGCCACAGGAGATTGCAAGTGCAAAAATCATAACTGCAATTAGTGAATAGAAAATCTTTGTTTTCATAGTATCCATCCTTTTGATAGTAAAAATTAAAAAATATGCCTCCAGGGGAGGGAATTATCATTGACTCTTTATAAAAATTTAAAGTTTTACGATTGATACTAGATTATAGTAATTGTTGCAACAATTTTTTTATCTCATCTAATTTTTTTTCTGGAGGTATAGCGCCAGTAACAAAGTTTACTATCTCTCTGTCATAGCGGTCAATGGATAGCCGTTTATCTTTTTGAATGAGTGCAACTAATTTCTT
This sequence is a window from Spirochaetota bacterium. Protein-coding genes within it:
- a CDS encoding SurA N-terminal domain-containing protein, which codes for MKTKIFYSLIAVMIFALAISCGNKYGGKWIAKIDSDEITDNELNAYYYAQMKSIYNLPKEEIDKLAQDPAQLERNPLLNKNNFLEQMIQQRLVYKKAIDDGILKNEELNTLLDISKEGLVVQYYIREKFKNDITIAPQEVEQIYNQQRARFKGIPVDQAEMYIKQQLFQQKLNMKIKELVDTLRDEKKIEKNTELLRKELNMQTQAPQQQAPQTQQPAK